The Salegentibacter mishustinae genomic interval TTCCCACAATACTCAATTCTGAAACCGTACCTGCTCCGGCTCTTGAAATAATAACATCGGCAGCGCCGTAAGCAAAATTCATTTCATTCAAGAATAGATGCGTTTGCACTAAACCTGAATTGTACTTTTTATAATCTTCGAAATACAGCTTCCCGGTTTGCCAGATTAGCTGAATATTTTCCTTTTTAAACTTTTCTAAATTGGCTTCCACCAATTGATTAATTCTTCTAGCGCCAAGACTTCCGCCTAACACCAAAACAACTTTTTTATCTTTATCAAGACTAAAGTGTTTAAGCGCCTTTTCCTTATTTACATCAATCTTCAACAGATCCTGTCTTACCGGGTTTCCAGTAATTACCGTTTTTTCAGCAGGAAAAAATCTTTTTACCTCCTCATAAGCTGCACAAATCTTATCGACTTGTTTTGCCAAAAGCTTGTTGGTTATCCCTGGAAATGAATTCTGCTCCTGTATTAAGCTCGGAATTCCTTTTGAGCTCGCTACTTTTAGTAACGGCCCGCTGGCAAAACCGCCGGTTCCAATTACTACATCTGGCTTAAATTCCTTTATTATTCGTCTGGATTTCGCCAAACTGCTTAACAGCTTAAATGGAAACATCAGGTTTCTCATTGTTAACTTTCGCTGAATTCCACTAATCCAAAGACCTTCTATCTTATAACCTGCTCGCGGAACCTTCTCCATCTCCATCCTGCCACTGGCACCCACAAATAATATATCCACTTTAGGAAAACGCGTTTTTATCTCGTTGGCAATAGCAATGGCCGGGTAAATATGCCC includes:
- the murG gene encoding undecaprenyldiphospho-muramoylpentapeptide beta-N-acetylglucosaminyltransferase; the protein is MKKDLRVILSGGGTGGHIYPAIAIANEIKTRFPKVDILFVGASGRMEMEKVPRAGYKIEGLWISGIQRKLTMRNLMFPFKLLSSLAKSRRIIKEFKPDVVIGTGGFASGPLLKVASSKGIPSLIQEQNSFPGITNKLLAKQVDKICAAYEEVKRFFPAEKTVITGNPVRQDLLKIDVNKEKALKHFSLDKDKKVVLVLGGSLGARRINQLVEANLEKFKKENIQLIWQTGKLYFEDYKKYNSGLVQTHLFLNEMNFAYGAADVIISRAGAGTVSELSIVGKPVLFVPSPNVAEDHQAKNALAVVKKNAAMMLKENELDEKFETEFFALMASEEKQKELGENIKKLALPNATARIVDEIEKLIE